Proteins encoded together in one Porites lutea chromosome 2, jaPorLute2.1, whole genome shotgun sequence window:
- the LOC140928023 gene encoding uncharacterized protein isoform X3 translates to MASNSVEHQKNDGCLPSSGRLSVLFLASEWGSSKGGLSTINRELAINIAKHPKVDVTFYVPRCNDEDKKAALLEKINLVGAKRVPGLDELHWLSYPPENLYIDVVVGHGVKLGPYACSLRDLRKCKWVQVVHTVPEELGMHKMYANAISVAEKKHQTEVELCQLADFVVSVGSKLNEAFRCYLSSCHEDEMFFNFTPGIFPEFSNVKQAYNTTRRFRVLLFGRGDAEDFEVKGFDIAAKAVAALSDVYLVFVGVPEGEHEKVKERFLECGIQENKLTIRSYVRDRESLKRQFCEVDLAIMPSRTEGFGLTGLEALSAGLPVLVCGNSGFGEALSKVPFGSYFVVNSDDHQIWANAIKGLQDKDRNERLKECEALRSSYSNKYSWEVQSEELVVRMISVVEGPPPMTMMAPSPAVPDLLHGEGPMNPSSSGQPALPQKNHEPLAPQNQDFSTGAPPMNMMAPSTAVPDLLDGGGPLNPSPAGQPALLQMNHEPLAPQNQDFFAGSPPMNTMAPSPSVPNLLHGEGPLNPSSAGQPTLPQKNHEPLSPQNQDFSTGAPPMNTMAPSPAVSNLLDGGGPLNPSSAGQPTLPQMNYEPLAPQNQDFSTGFPSITAFESNGLKIDFAFEKVPGNPSDVVSIMVTATNSLTFPMTDFVFQAAVPKTFQLQLQSPSGNVIPPNNSGAINQGLKSRKPSKATFTNEIKSDIQDKRRSRE, encoded by the exons ATGGCGTCGAATTCAGTTGAACATCAAAAGAATGACGGATGCCTTCCATCTTCGGGTAGATTAAGTGTTCTTTTCCTTGCATCTGAATGGGGATCAAGCAAAGGAGGGTTGTCCACCATAAACAGAGAATTAGCTATAAACATAGCAAAGCATCCCAAGGTGGATGTCACCTTCTATGTTCCCCGATGCAACGACGAGGACAAGAAAGCAGCTCTTCTGGAGAAGATCAATCTTGTTGGAGCAAAAAGAGTTCCAGGTTTGGATGAACTTCACTGGCTTAGCTATCCACCTGAAAACTTGTACATTGATGTGGTTGTTGGTCATGGAGTAAAGCTTGGTCCTTACGCATGTTCCTTAAGGGATTTACGGAAGTGTAAATGGGTTCAAGTTGTCCATACAGTCCCAGAGGAACTTGGGATGCATAAGATGTATGCAAATGCAATATCAGTTGCCGAAAAGAAGCATCAAACAGAGGTTGAACTTTGTCAATTGGCTGATTTCGTTGTCTCTGTTGGTTCAAAGTTGAACGAAGCTTTTCGCTGTTATCTTTCGTCGTGTCACGAGGACGAAATGTTCTTCAACTTCACTCCCGGAATTTTCCCAGAGTTTTCTAACGTTAAACAGGCTTATAATACGACAAGAAGATTTCGAGTACTTCTTTTTGGTCGCGGAGACGCAGAAGATTTTGAAGTAAAAGGGTTTGATATTGCAGCCAAAGCAGTGGCTGCATTAAGTGACGTTTATCTTGTTTTTGTTGGTGTACCAGAAGGAGAGCATGAGAAGGTCAAAGAACGTTTCCTAGAATGTGGTATTCAAGAAAATAAGTTAACTATCAGGAGCTATGTGCGAGACCGGGAAAGTTTAAAACGCCAATTTTGTGAAGTTGATCTTGCTATCATGCCTTCAAGAACGGAAGGTTTCGGATTAACGGGGCTTGAGGCTCTATCTGCCGGTCTGCCTGTCCTGGTTTGTGGAAACTCGGGCTTTGGAGAAGCTCTAAGTAAAGTTCCGTTTGGATCGTATTTTGTCGTTAACTCAGACGATCACCAAATCTGGGCGAATGCAATAAAGGGCTTGCAGGACAAAGACAGGAATGAACGGCTGAAAGAGTGTGAAGCATTGCGATCTTCGTACTCAAATAAGTACAGTTGGGAAGTACAGAGTGAAGAACTTGTTGTAAGGATGATCAGTGTAGTTGAAG GTCCCCCTCCAATGACCATGATGGCGCCATCACCCGCCGTGCCAGACTTATTACATGGAGAAGGACCAATGAACCCATCTTCTAGCGGACAGCCGGCTCTCCCTCAGAAGAATCACGAACCCCTTGCCCCTCAGAATCAGGACTTCTCTACTG GCGCTCCTCCAATGAACATGATGGCGCCGTCAACCGCTGTGCCAGACTTATTAGATGGAGGAGGACCGCTGAACCCATCTCCTGCCGGGCAGCCAGCTCTCCTTCAGATGAATCACGAACCCCTCGCCCCTCAGAATCAGGATTTCTTTGCTG GCTCCCCTCCAATGAACACGATGGCGCCATCACCCTCCGTGCCAAACTTGTTACATGGAGAAGGACCGCTGAACCCATCTTCTGCCGGGCAGCCGACTCTCCCTCAGAAGAATCACGAACCCCTCTCCCCTCAGAATCAGGATTTCTCTACTG GCGCTCCTCCAATGAACACGATGGCGCCATCACCCGCCGTGTCAAACTTGCTAGATGGAGGGGGACCGCTGAACCCATCTTCTGCCGGGCAGCCGACTCTCCCTCAGATGAATTACGAACCCCTCGCCCCTCAGAATCAGGACTTCTCTACTG GCTTCCCTTCCATAACAGCGTTTGAGAGCAATGGTTTAAAGATTGATTTCGCGTTCGAAAAGGTCCCAGGCAACCCATCTGATGTGGTGTCTATTATGGTAACAGCTACAAACTCACTCACCTTTCCCATGACTGACTTCGTATTTCAAGCCGCTGTTCCTAAG ACATTCCAGTTACAGCTTCAAAGCCCGTCTGGTAATGTTATACCGCCGAATAACTCTGGAGCCATTAATCAAGGACTTAAAAGTCGCAAACCCTCAAAAG CAACCTTTACGAATGAGATTAAAAGTGACATACAAGATAAACGGCGTAGCCGTGAATGA
- the LOC140928023 gene encoding uncharacterized protein isoform X1, translated as MASNSVEHQKNDGCLPSSGRLSVLFLASEWGSSKGGLSTINRELAINIAKHPKVDVTFYVPRCNDEDKKAALLEKINLVGAKRVPGLDELHWLSYPPENLYIDVVVGHGVKLGPYACSLRDLRKCKWVQVVHTVPEELGMHKMYANAISVAEKKHQTEVELCQLADFVVSVGSKLNEAFRCYLSSCHEDEMFFNFTPGIFPEFSNVKQAYNTTRRFRVLLFGRGDAEDFEVKGFDIAAKAVAALSDVYLVFVGVPEGEHEKVKERFLECGIQENKLTIRSYVRDRESLKRQFCEVDLAIMPSRTEGFGLTGLEALSAGLPVLVCGNSGFGEALSKVPFGSYFVVNSDDHQIWANAIKGLQDKDRNERLKECEALRSSYSNKYSWEVQSEELVVRMISVVEGPPPMTMMAPSPAVPDLLHGEGPMNPSSSGQPALPQKNHEPLAPQNQDFSTGAPPMNMMAPSTAVPDLLDGGGPLNPSPAGQPALLQMNHEPLAPQNQDFFAGSPPMNTMAPSPSVPNLLHGEGPLNPSSAGQPTLPQKNHEPLSPQNQDFSTGAPPMNTMAPSPAVSNLLDGGGPLNPSSAGQPTLPQMNYEPLAPQNQDFSTGSPPMNMMAPSPAVPNLLDEGGPLNPSSAGQPALPQKNDEPLAPQNQDFSTGFPSITAFESNGLKIDFAFEKVPGNPSDVVSIMVTATNSLTFPMTDFVFQAAVPKTFQLQLQSPSGNVIPPNNSGAINQGLKSRKPSKATFTNEIKSDIQDKRRSRE; from the exons ATGGCGTCGAATTCAGTTGAACATCAAAAGAATGACGGATGCCTTCCATCTTCGGGTAGATTAAGTGTTCTTTTCCTTGCATCTGAATGGGGATCAAGCAAAGGAGGGTTGTCCACCATAAACAGAGAATTAGCTATAAACATAGCAAAGCATCCCAAGGTGGATGTCACCTTCTATGTTCCCCGATGCAACGACGAGGACAAGAAAGCAGCTCTTCTGGAGAAGATCAATCTTGTTGGAGCAAAAAGAGTTCCAGGTTTGGATGAACTTCACTGGCTTAGCTATCCACCTGAAAACTTGTACATTGATGTGGTTGTTGGTCATGGAGTAAAGCTTGGTCCTTACGCATGTTCCTTAAGGGATTTACGGAAGTGTAAATGGGTTCAAGTTGTCCATACAGTCCCAGAGGAACTTGGGATGCATAAGATGTATGCAAATGCAATATCAGTTGCCGAAAAGAAGCATCAAACAGAGGTTGAACTTTGTCAATTGGCTGATTTCGTTGTCTCTGTTGGTTCAAAGTTGAACGAAGCTTTTCGCTGTTATCTTTCGTCGTGTCACGAGGACGAAATGTTCTTCAACTTCACTCCCGGAATTTTCCCAGAGTTTTCTAACGTTAAACAGGCTTATAATACGACAAGAAGATTTCGAGTACTTCTTTTTGGTCGCGGAGACGCAGAAGATTTTGAAGTAAAAGGGTTTGATATTGCAGCCAAAGCAGTGGCTGCATTAAGTGACGTTTATCTTGTTTTTGTTGGTGTACCAGAAGGAGAGCATGAGAAGGTCAAAGAACGTTTCCTAGAATGTGGTATTCAAGAAAATAAGTTAACTATCAGGAGCTATGTGCGAGACCGGGAAAGTTTAAAACGCCAATTTTGTGAAGTTGATCTTGCTATCATGCCTTCAAGAACGGAAGGTTTCGGATTAACGGGGCTTGAGGCTCTATCTGCCGGTCTGCCTGTCCTGGTTTGTGGAAACTCGGGCTTTGGAGAAGCTCTAAGTAAAGTTCCGTTTGGATCGTATTTTGTCGTTAACTCAGACGATCACCAAATCTGGGCGAATGCAATAAAGGGCTTGCAGGACAAAGACAGGAATGAACGGCTGAAAGAGTGTGAAGCATTGCGATCTTCGTACTCAAATAAGTACAGTTGGGAAGTACAGAGTGAAGAACTTGTTGTAAGGATGATCAGTGTAGTTGAAG GTCCCCCTCCAATGACCATGATGGCGCCATCACCCGCCGTGCCAGACTTATTACATGGAGAAGGACCAATGAACCCATCTTCTAGCGGACAGCCGGCTCTCCCTCAGAAGAATCACGAACCCCTTGCCCCTCAGAATCAGGACTTCTCTACTG GCGCTCCTCCAATGAACATGATGGCGCCGTCAACCGCTGTGCCAGACTTATTAGATGGAGGAGGACCGCTGAACCCATCTCCTGCCGGGCAGCCAGCTCTCCTTCAGATGAATCACGAACCCCTCGCCCCTCAGAATCAGGATTTCTTTGCTG GCTCCCCTCCAATGAACACGATGGCGCCATCACCCTCCGTGCCAAACTTGTTACATGGAGAAGGACCGCTGAACCCATCTTCTGCCGGGCAGCCGACTCTCCCTCAGAAGAATCACGAACCCCTCTCCCCTCAGAATCAGGATTTCTCTACTG GCGCTCCTCCAATGAACACGATGGCGCCATCACCCGCCGTGTCAAACTTGCTAGATGGAGGGGGACCGCTGAACCCATCTTCTGCCGGGCAGCCGACTCTCCCTCAGATGAATTACGAACCCCTCGCCCCTCAGAATCAGGACTTCTCTACTG GCTCCCCTCCAATGAACATGATGGCGCCATCACCCGCCGTGCCAAACTTGTTAGATGAAGGAGGACCGCTGAATCCATCTTCTGCTGGGCAGCCGGCTCTCCCTCAGAAGAATGACGAACCCCTTGCCCCTCAGAATCAGGACTTCTCTACTG GCTTCCCTTCCATAACAGCGTTTGAGAGCAATGGTTTAAAGATTGATTTCGCGTTCGAAAAGGTCCCAGGCAACCCATCTGATGTGGTGTCTATTATGGTAACAGCTACAAACTCACTCACCTTTCCCATGACTGACTTCGTATTTCAAGCCGCTGTTCCTAAG ACATTCCAGTTACAGCTTCAAAGCCCGTCTGGTAATGTTATACCGCCGAATAACTCTGGAGCCATTAATCAAGGACTTAAAAGTCGCAAACCCTCAAAAG CAACCTTTACGAATGAGATTAAAAGTGACATACAAGATAAACGGCGTAGCCGTGAATGA
- the LOC140928023 gene encoding uncharacterized protein isoform X2 produces the protein MASNSVEHQKNDGCLPSSGRLSVLFLASEWGSSKGGLSTINRELAINIAKHPKVDVTFYVPRCNDEDKKAALLEKINLVGAKRVPGLDELHWLSYPPENLYIDVVVGHGVKLGPYACSLRDLRKCKWVQVVHTVPEELGMHKMYANAISVAEKKHQTEVELCQLADFVVSVGSKLNEAFRCYLSSCHEDEMFFNFTPGIFPEFSNVKQAYNTTRRFRVLLFGRGDAEDFEVKGFDIAAKAVAALSDVYLVFVGVPEGEHEKVKERFLECGIQENKLTIRSYVRDRESLKRQFCEVDLAIMPSRTEGFGLTGLEALSAGLPVLVCGNSGFGEALSKVPFGSYFVVNSDDHQIWANAIKGLQDKDRNERLKECEALRSSYSNKYSWEVQSEELVVRMISVVEGPPPMTMMAPSPAVPDLLHGEGPMNPSSSGQPALPQKNHEPLAPQNQDFSTGAPPMNMMAPSTAVPDLLDGGGPLNPSPAGQPALLQMNHEPLAPQNQDFFAGSPPMNTMAPSPSVPNLLHGEGPLNPSSAGQPTLPQKNHEPLSPQNQDFSTGSPPMNMMAPSPAVPNLLDEGGPLNPSSAGQPALPQKNDEPLAPQNQDFSTGFPSITAFESNGLKIDFAFEKVPGNPSDVVSIMVTATNSLTFPMTDFVFQAAVPKTFQLQLQSPSGNVIPPNNSGAINQGLKSRKPSKATFTNEIKSDIQDKRRSRE, from the exons ATGGCGTCGAATTCAGTTGAACATCAAAAGAATGACGGATGCCTTCCATCTTCGGGTAGATTAAGTGTTCTTTTCCTTGCATCTGAATGGGGATCAAGCAAAGGAGGGTTGTCCACCATAAACAGAGAATTAGCTATAAACATAGCAAAGCATCCCAAGGTGGATGTCACCTTCTATGTTCCCCGATGCAACGACGAGGACAAGAAAGCAGCTCTTCTGGAGAAGATCAATCTTGTTGGAGCAAAAAGAGTTCCAGGTTTGGATGAACTTCACTGGCTTAGCTATCCACCTGAAAACTTGTACATTGATGTGGTTGTTGGTCATGGAGTAAAGCTTGGTCCTTACGCATGTTCCTTAAGGGATTTACGGAAGTGTAAATGGGTTCAAGTTGTCCATACAGTCCCAGAGGAACTTGGGATGCATAAGATGTATGCAAATGCAATATCAGTTGCCGAAAAGAAGCATCAAACAGAGGTTGAACTTTGTCAATTGGCTGATTTCGTTGTCTCTGTTGGTTCAAAGTTGAACGAAGCTTTTCGCTGTTATCTTTCGTCGTGTCACGAGGACGAAATGTTCTTCAACTTCACTCCCGGAATTTTCCCAGAGTTTTCTAACGTTAAACAGGCTTATAATACGACAAGAAGATTTCGAGTACTTCTTTTTGGTCGCGGAGACGCAGAAGATTTTGAAGTAAAAGGGTTTGATATTGCAGCCAAAGCAGTGGCTGCATTAAGTGACGTTTATCTTGTTTTTGTTGGTGTACCAGAAGGAGAGCATGAGAAGGTCAAAGAACGTTTCCTAGAATGTGGTATTCAAGAAAATAAGTTAACTATCAGGAGCTATGTGCGAGACCGGGAAAGTTTAAAACGCCAATTTTGTGAAGTTGATCTTGCTATCATGCCTTCAAGAACGGAAGGTTTCGGATTAACGGGGCTTGAGGCTCTATCTGCCGGTCTGCCTGTCCTGGTTTGTGGAAACTCGGGCTTTGGAGAAGCTCTAAGTAAAGTTCCGTTTGGATCGTATTTTGTCGTTAACTCAGACGATCACCAAATCTGGGCGAATGCAATAAAGGGCTTGCAGGACAAAGACAGGAATGAACGGCTGAAAGAGTGTGAAGCATTGCGATCTTCGTACTCAAATAAGTACAGTTGGGAAGTACAGAGTGAAGAACTTGTTGTAAGGATGATCAGTGTAGTTGAAG GTCCCCCTCCAATGACCATGATGGCGCCATCACCCGCCGTGCCAGACTTATTACATGGAGAAGGACCAATGAACCCATCTTCTAGCGGACAGCCGGCTCTCCCTCAGAAGAATCACGAACCCCTTGCCCCTCAGAATCAGGACTTCTCTACTG GCGCTCCTCCAATGAACATGATGGCGCCGTCAACCGCTGTGCCAGACTTATTAGATGGAGGAGGACCGCTGAACCCATCTCCTGCCGGGCAGCCAGCTCTCCTTCAGATGAATCACGAACCCCTCGCCCCTCAGAATCAGGATTTCTTTGCTG GCTCCCCTCCAATGAACACGATGGCGCCATCACCCTCCGTGCCAAACTTGTTACATGGAGAAGGACCGCTGAACCCATCTTCTGCCGGGCAGCCGACTCTCCCTCAGAAGAATCACGAACCCCTCTCCCCTCAGAATCAGGATTTCTCTACTG GCTCCCCTCCAATGAACATGATGGCGCCATCACCCGCCGTGCCAAACTTGTTAGATGAAGGAGGACCGCTGAATCCATCTTCTGCTGGGCAGCCGGCTCTCCCTCAGAAGAATGACGAACCCCTTGCCCCTCAGAATCAGGACTTCTCTACTG GCTTCCCTTCCATAACAGCGTTTGAGAGCAATGGTTTAAAGATTGATTTCGCGTTCGAAAAGGTCCCAGGCAACCCATCTGATGTGGTGTCTATTATGGTAACAGCTACAAACTCACTCACCTTTCCCATGACTGACTTCGTATTTCAAGCCGCTGTTCCTAAG ACATTCCAGTTACAGCTTCAAAGCCCGTCTGGTAATGTTATACCGCCGAATAACTCTGGAGCCATTAATCAAGGACTTAAAAGTCGCAAACCCTCAAAAG CAACCTTTACGAATGAGATTAAAAGTGACATACAAGATAAACGGCGTAGCCGTGAATGA